From Streptomyces sp. HUAS MG91, the proteins below share one genomic window:
- a CDS encoding GNAT family protein, protein MTRTLPAVDLRVPTHEDAFAWHRVFDDPDVMEFLGGRAAAAELSVHHEATARQRMHDAELGYCLWSLVNGEGEVMGFAGAQPWRHAWGPVGEIEIGWRLGRAYWGQGYATAAAVTTVDRLREAGVPSVVAMVDALNTRSIAVTRRLGMELAETFVTPTGRQGHCFRLAL, encoded by the coding sequence ATGACCCGAACTCTTCCCGCCGTGGATCTGCGCGTCCCCACCCATGAGGACGCCTTCGCCTGGCACCGGGTGTTCGACGACCCGGACGTCATGGAGTTCCTCGGCGGCCGGGCCGCCGCGGCCGAGCTGTCGGTCCATCACGAGGCGACGGCCCGCCAGCGCATGCACGACGCCGAACTGGGCTACTGCCTGTGGTCCCTGGTCAACGGGGAGGGCGAGGTGATGGGCTTCGCCGGGGCCCAGCCGTGGCGGCACGCCTGGGGGCCGGTCGGCGAGATCGAGATCGGCTGGCGGCTCGGGCGCGCGTACTGGGGCCAGGGGTACGCCACCGCGGCCGCGGTCACCACGGTCGACCGGCTGCGGGAGGCCGGGGTCCCGAGCGTCGTCGCGATGGTGGACGCGCTCAACACCCGCTCGATCGCGGTGACCCGGCGCCTCGGCATGGAGCTGGCCGAGACGTTCGTGACGCCGACGGGCCGTCAGGGGCACTGCTTCCGGCTGGCGCTGTAG
- a CDS encoding geranylgeranyl reductase family protein — protein MTEQSKPLTENTADVIVVGAGPAGSTTAYYLAKAGLDVLLLEKTAFPREKVCGDGLTPRATKQLVSMGIDISEEAGWLRNKGLRIIGGGVRLQLDWPDLASYPDYGLVRKRDDFDEQLARQAQKAGARLYEQCNVGAPIIDDRTGRITGVHAKLGDEKREVTFHAPLVVAADGNSTRLSLAMGLHRREDRPMGVAVRTYFTSPRHDDDYLESWLELWDKRGPGEDRLLPGYGWIFGMGDGTSNVGLGILNSSKAFRELDWREVLKAWCASMPEDWGYTPENMTMPIRGAALPMAFNRQPHYTKGLLLVGDAGGLVNPFNGEGIAYAMESGQLAADVIVQAHARPTDTSRELALQRYPQILKDTYGGYYTLGRAFVKMIGNPKVMKIATQRGLTHPILMKFTLKMLANLTDPTGGDAMDRIINGLSKVAPKA, from the coding sequence GTGACCGAACAGTCCAAGCCCCTCACCGAGAACACCGCGGACGTCATCGTGGTCGGCGCCGGGCCGGCCGGTTCGACGACCGCCTACTACCTCGCCAAGGCGGGCCTGGACGTCCTGCTCCTGGAGAAGACGGCGTTCCCGCGCGAGAAGGTGTGCGGCGACGGTCTGACCCCGCGCGCCACCAAGCAGCTCGTCTCCATGGGCATCGACATCTCCGAGGAGGCGGGCTGGCTGCGCAACAAGGGGCTGCGCATCATCGGCGGCGGCGTCCGCCTCCAGCTGGACTGGCCGGACCTCGCCTCGTACCCGGACTACGGGCTCGTCCGCAAGCGCGACGACTTCGACGAGCAGCTCGCCCGGCAGGCGCAGAAGGCGGGCGCGCGCCTGTACGAGCAGTGCAACGTCGGCGCCCCGATCATCGACGACCGCACCGGCCGCATCACCGGCGTGCACGCCAAGCTCGGCGACGAGAAGCGCGAGGTCACCTTCCACGCCCCGCTGGTCGTGGCGGCCGACGGCAACTCCACGCGCCTCTCGCTCGCGATGGGCCTGCACCGCCGCGAGGACCGCCCGATGGGCGTCGCGGTCCGTACGTACTTCACCTCGCCCCGCCACGACGACGACTACCTGGAGTCCTGGCTGGAGCTGTGGGACAAGCGCGGGCCCGGCGAGGACCGCCTCCTGCCCGGCTACGGCTGGATCTTCGGCATGGGCGACGGCACCAGCAACGTGGGCCTGGGCATCCTCAACTCCTCCAAGGCGTTCCGCGAGCTGGACTGGCGCGAGGTCCTGAAGGCCTGGTGCGCGTCGATGCCGGAGGACTGGGGCTACACGCCGGAGAACATGACGATGCCGATCCGCGGCGCCGCCCTCCCGATGGCCTTCAACCGCCAGCCGCACTACACCAAGGGCCTGCTCCTGGTCGGCGACGCGGGCGGCCTCGTCAACCCGTTCAACGGCGAGGGCATCGCGTACGCCATGGAGTCCGGGCAGCTCGCCGCCGACGTCATCGTGCAGGCCCACGCCCGCCCGACGGACACCAGCCGCGAACTCGCCCTCCAGCGCTACCCGCAGATCCTCAAGGACACCTACGGCGGCTACTACACGCTGGGCCGCGCCTTCGTGAAGATGATCGGCAACCCGAAGGTCATGAAGATCGCGACGCAGCGCGGTCTGACCCACCCGATCCTGATGAAGTTCACCCTGAAGATGCTCGCCAACCTCACCGACCCGACGGGCGGCGACGCGATGGACCGCATCATCAACGGGCTGAGCAAGGTCGCGCCGAAGGCCTGA
- a CDS encoding putative quinol monooxygenase: MIFIAVKFTVRPEHTDSWLEKTAAFTAATRAEEGNLFFDWSRSVENPDQFVLIEGFRDGDAGAAHVGSDHFKAGLDAMAPLIASTPEIINADIPNEGWGAMGELAPQG; the protein is encoded by the coding sequence ATGATTTTCATCGCCGTGAAGTTCACCGTCCGCCCCGAGCACACCGATTCCTGGCTGGAGAAGACCGCCGCGTTCACCGCCGCGACCCGCGCCGAGGAGGGCAACCTCTTCTTCGACTGGTCGCGCAGTGTCGAGAACCCGGACCAGTTCGTCCTGATCGAAGGGTTCCGGGACGGCGACGCGGGCGCCGCGCACGTCGGCTCCGACCACTTCAAGGCCGGCCTCGACGCCATGGCCCCGCTCATCGCGAGCACCCCCGAGATCATCAACGCCGACATCCCGAACGAGGGCTGGGGAGCGATGGGGGAGCTGGCGCCGCAGGGCTGA
- a CDS encoding C40 family peptidase: protein MSHTAHIPSHRKPRRSASKMALRAGVTGGVLSTLAVAGASGAASAAEPVTQTIELPTLTADLSTQVAQSADATQQAAANYQLQAERDEAFAKAADQAKKDQAEAEKKAEAKKKAEAAAKAKAEREAAEKAASRSSERTTLAASTGSTQAVSAPASGSVGAVISFLKAQVGDAYVMGGTGPSSWDCSGLVQAAFKQAGVDLPRTSQEQSTAGTSVSLSSVQVGDILYWGGAGSAYHVGVYIGNGQYLDAANPSKGVVIQDLSGYPASGAVRVL from the coding sequence ATGTCCCACACCGCTCACATACCCAGCCACCGGAAGCCCCGTCGCAGCGCCTCGAAGATGGCCCTGCGCGCCGGAGTTACTGGTGGCGTCCTCAGCACCCTGGCAGTGGCCGGTGCGTCGGGTGCGGCCAGCGCTGCCGAGCCCGTGACGCAGACCATCGAACTGCCCACGCTCACCGCCGACCTGTCCACGCAGGTCGCCCAGTCCGCGGACGCCACCCAGCAGGCCGCGGCCAACTACCAGCTCCAGGCGGAGCGTGACGAGGCCTTCGCCAAGGCCGCGGACCAGGCCAAGAAGGACCAGGCCGAGGCGGAGAAGAAGGCCGAGGCCAAGAAGAAGGCCGAGGCCGCCGCCAAGGCCAAGGCCGAGCGGGAGGCCGCCGAGAAGGCCGCCTCGCGCTCCAGCGAGCGCACCACCCTCGCCGCCTCCACCGGCTCCACCCAGGCCGTCAGCGCGCCCGCCAGCGGCTCCGTGGGCGCCGTCATCAGCTTCCTGAAGGCCCAGGTCGGCGACGCGTACGTCATGGGCGGTACGGGCCCCAGCTCGTGGGACTGCTCGGGCCTCGTCCAGGCCGCGTTCAAGCAGGCCGGTGTCGACCTGCCGCGCACCTCGCAGGAGCAGTCGACGGCCGGCACCTCGGTCTCGCTCTCCAGCGTCCAGGTCGGCGACATCCTGTACTGGGGCGGCGCGGGCTCCGCGTACCACGTCGGTGTCTACATCGGCAACGGCCAGTACCTGGATGCCGCCAACCCCTCGAAGGGCGTTGTCATCCAGGACCTGTCCGGCTACCCGGCGAGCGGCGCGGTCCGCGTCCTCTGA